GCCGTGCCAGGAACTCCGCCTGCGACACGATACGGGAACGCTTGCGCCCTTCGGCACGCTTTTCGCTCCGTCGGCGACGCTGCGCTTCCAAACGCGACGATCCCTTAATCGCTACCGGTTCTTGTACCGCGTCATCCTGCTCGTCGTAGAGCTCCTCGGCAGGAGCATCGTTTGTTTGGCTTCGATTGTCTCGGTCGAGCTTGCTTGACGACGACCCATCGAACTCGTCATTCTGCTCAGCTTGCGTTTTGGCAGGCTCGGTTACGCGCCGTGCACGTCGACGATTCGACGGCGCCTTAAACAGTGGTGCGTGAGATTCAGCTGCCGTCTCTTCTGCGGGAGCAGGCGTGACGTCAGGGGTGATGTCGATCAAAGGCTCGTGGTCGGGAGAAAGGTTCGCTTCAAAGGCGACAGGTTCGACTGAATCTTCCGCTGGGACTTCCTCGGTAGGAACGTCGTCGGCTGGTGCATCGTCGTCAAGCGGCTCGTCGTCAAGCGCTGAAGCTAGGTCTGCCTCGACTTTTTCTTCGATCTGATGAATCTCGTTTGCTACGTCCTTGCGTACACGCTGTCGGATCTTCTCATCCGCTTCAGCGGCCACGTCAGCCGGAGCCACGGTGTTCACCTTCGGATCTGCCGCTACTCCTTGCAGCACGTCAAGGAGTTGCTCCGCCTCGGCGCGGGTCAGCGTCGATTGCGCCACCTTTACAACGCCGACGCTATTGAGCGCGATGACCAAGTCCTTGGAAGGAAGATCAAGTTCTTTCGCAAGGGCAAACACGCGGGTTTTATCGGTGAGCTTGGAACGATCGAAAGTTGCAATCGAGTTCGAGCCAAGTGCGGTTTCTTGTGCTGGTTGGCTGGCCTTCTTAGCGGTTTTCTTGGCCGACTTCTTTGCCGTCTTCTTTGTAGCTCTCTTCGACTTACGCTCCGGCGTGCTCGAGTTGTCGTTTGTTTCCTGCTTCTCGCTGGCGTCAGCCACGACCTATCTCCTATTTTCAGCCACTATAAGCAGCATGCCGGGCGCTGGCGACGCAGAAAGCGCATCGCCGCCGCCACACAGCGTGCAGATTAAAGCGGAAAGTGTGCGGGGTGTTAAAGCTTTTCAGCGGTTACCAAGTGGTCTCGAAGAAAAACGAGATCAGAAGGCTACGCTTCCTCACCATTGTGGCACACCTTGGCAAGAATTGGCGTTACGGCCTCTTGTCAAATTTCTGCAGTGTCGAGATAACAGCATCGGTGGCAACATCCGACTTCCGCTCAGACTTCAGTGCATCGTGTACCGCTACGCCCACCACATCTTCGTAAATCAGCTCAGCGGCTTTACGATCGATATTGGCAATCGCCAGCAAACTCTCGATCTCATCTTTGTGGTTTCGGCAGTGCCCACGCACAAGATTGGGCAGTTCGCCTGTTTCTCGAAGCGCATCGATGGCTACCGCCACCAAGCTGGCCAAAGAGGTTTTTCCGCCCAACGTGGTCGCGTGAACGATCCATTCAGCGAGTTGCTCAACAGATGTCTCAGGAGTCACACGCGTCGACACTTCTGCAAATAATTTTGATCGTGTTTCGTCCACGAGTTCAAGACATGTCTGAAGCAACTTCTCGCGACTGTCGTAGTAATAGCCGATCGATCCCACCGGAACGCCTGCCTTGGCGGCGACCTGTCGGTGGGTGACGTTGTTGAGCCCCTCGGAAAGCATGATTTCGGATGCTGCCGACAAAATCGCTTGGCGCTTCTCAACCGCCCGTGCTTGCTCTGCCCTGCGAGGCATGCCGATCCCTTCCTTTCCGTCCTTTAGATGCGTTTCAACTTATATCTAATCTGATCGAAAATCTAATCGAGATATTACGAATCACGCCAAACAGCGCATTCAATTAAATAAATATGCATCTTACCTCACAAAGCCCGCACCGACACGCCATGTTTTCGTTTCCGCAAGCAAAACGGGCGCGTTGTCAACTTCAACGTCACTCACGCGGTAGAACTCCATGTCCACTTCCTCTTGACGAATCCGCGCTACTGCATACCCATGCGCATCAAAGTCGAGGTGATGCACCCACGGGTTTTGGTCTCGCACAACTTCCTCAACCAGCAGGGAAATCGCATTATTCTCCGGGTGGTAAGCGCCAAGCTTATCGGTCACGATCTCGTCAACATTGGGCGCTGATATTGAGGTACCTACAAGCTCGCAGCCGATGACTTGATCCCCGGAGTAAATCTCGTTGGCCCACTCCGAATGAATATCTCCCGTTAGACACAAAAGGGTGGAGCCATGTTCTTTCAAACGCCCCAACAGTTGCTCGCGATCATGCGCATAACCATCCCACTGGTCTGAATTCACCGCGATTCCCGTAGTGCGCTCACTAATCCAACCAATTGCCTCGTTCGCCGTTGAAGCCTCAGATGAAGTCTCAGGCAAAGTCAGCACCTTTAACGGCGCCATCATTACCGAATTACCCAGCACATTCCATGTCGTGGATGACGTAGCGATTTGCCCCGCCACCCACTCCGTCTGTTCCGCGCCCAACATTGTGCGGTTCGGGTCTGCAAAGTTAAACACCGTAGTCTCCGCGTCTCGGTAGGTACGCAAATCCAGCATGGTTAGCTCGGCAAGAGTGCCAAAACGCAGCGTGCGATAAATGTGACCGCCCTCGCTCGGACTTGTCGCGCGTACAGGTAGCCATTCGAAGTACGCCTGCAAAGCTGCTTGACGACGACCAACCCAGCGCCCTTCCACACCCTCGGTATGGTTTTCCGCACCGTCACGCCACGAGTTGTTCGCAGTTTCATGGTCGTCCCACACCACTACCCACGGTGCCGAAGCATGTGCCTGCTGCAAGTACGGGTCCGTCTTATAGCGACCGTGGCGGGTGCGATAATCCTGCAAAGAGACAATCTCCCACGCAGGCCAGTGATCACGCGATGCACCGGTTTTTCCCACGTAGCCGCCCTGCTCGTACTCGTAGATGTAATCACCGAGAAACACCACCGCGTCAATTTCGTCCCTGCGAGCGCGCTCCGCCATGTCGCGATAGGCGGAGAAATAACCACATTCCCAGTTCGCGCACGATGCAACTGCGAGAGAAAGCTGCCCTAGATCGGCGTTGAAGTCTGGCGCGGTCTTCGTCCGACCAACTGGGGATGTCGCCCCCAAAGCATGAAAACGGTAGTAGTAGATCGTTCCCGGCTCAAGCCCGTGCGGGTCAACGTGCACCGTATGATCGTGCGCCGCCGAGGCGATAACTTCACCGCTACGCACGATCGTCGTAAAGCCCTCATCCACCGCAACTTCCCACAGAACTTGAACATCCGACCCCAGACCCGAGCCAGGCACCGCATCCTCCTGCGGGGTCACGCGAGTCCACAAAACGACGGAATCGGGAATCGGGTCACCCGAAGCGACACCATGCATGAAGGTAGCCATCGCCGGAGCCTCAAACCCAGGCAGAGCGTGCGGGGACGACGACATTGCCGGGCTTGCCGACGACAACGACGAGGTTGATGACTGTGCCCCAGCAGGTACAGACTGGGCGGCGACTGCTGCAGCAGCTACGGATGTGCCAGCAATGAAGGAACGGCGTGGAATGTTTGTACGGTGCGAAGATCCGCGTGGTGTGGTCATGATGTCAGCTTGGCCAGCGCAGACCCTTTCCTCAACCGACTGCGGAAAGTATTCCCCCTCTGTTCATTCCGAATTCACTATTTTGCCCAAAAGGGTTGCTAGTTTGATCAACCCTTTGTGGCTCAAAAGCTCAATTCACCTGGACGTCACGCTAGCGTCACTAATCAGCCACGTGTACATGGTGTACTTGCCAGATCGTTCGCAGGAATTTCGCAGCTGCGGATCAAGCAGGAAACCAGAAGAGGAATCACCGTGGGCCGTACCATCCCTGTTGCTATCATGACCGCGTTGGCAGTCGGTGCAACGTCAATCGCAGGTGTGCCTGTAGCGCAGGCGCAATCACACCCTATCTACCGCACGATGCTGGGAATC
The Corynebacterium breve genome window above contains:
- a CDS encoding TetR/AcrR family transcriptional regulator, whose amino-acid sequence is MPRRAEQARAVEKRQAILSAASEIMLSEGLNNVTHRQVAAKAGVPVGSIGYYYDSREKLLQTCLELVDETRSKLFAEVSTRVTPETSVEQLAEWIVHATTLGGKTSLASLVAVAIDALRETGELPNLVRGHCRNHKDEIESLLAIANIDRKAAELIYEDVVGVAVHDALKSERKSDVATDAVISTLQKFDKRP
- a CDS encoding alkaline phosphatase D family protein, which translates into the protein MTTPRGSSHRTNIPRRSFIAGTSVAAAAVAAQSVPAGAQSSTSSLSSASPAMSSSPHALPGFEAPAMATFMHGVASGDPIPDSVVLWTRVTPQEDAVPGSGLGSDVQVLWEVAVDEGFTTIVRSGEVIASAAHDHTVHVDPHGLEPGTIYYYRFHALGATSPVGRTKTAPDFNADLGQLSLAVASCANWECGYFSAYRDMAERARRDEIDAVVFLGDYIYEYEQGGYVGKTGASRDHWPAWEIVSLQDYRTRHGRYKTDPYLQQAHASAPWVVVWDDHETANNSWRDGAENHTEGVEGRWVGRRQAALQAYFEWLPVRATSPSEGGHIYRTLRFGTLAELTMLDLRTYRDAETTVFNFADPNRTMLGAEQTEWVAGQIATSSTTWNVLGNSVMMAPLKVLTLPETSSEASTANEAIGWISERTTGIAVNSDQWDGYAHDREQLLGRLKEHGSTLLCLTGDIHSEWANEIYSGDQVIGCELVGTSISAPNVDEIVTDKLGAYHPENNAISLLVEEVVRDQNPWVHHLDFDAHGYAVARIRQEEVDMEFYRVSDVEVDNAPVLLAETKTWRVGAGFVR